One window of Oryza brachyantha chromosome 12, ObraRS2, whole genome shotgun sequence genomic DNA carries:
- the LOC102711400 gene encoding dof zinc finger protein DOF5.1-like, with product MVFSSLPIFLDPPNWTQIQQQSLQCLIGGGGGSDHHHLMPPPSGLAPLPSAGTADTAASAPAGGSSASLQAAAAAAQPRPAVVSMSERARLARVPLPEPGTLRCPRCDSTNTKFCYFNNYSLSQPRHFCKACRRYWTRGGALRNVPVGGGCRRNTKRSSKKSSRQGGGGGGAAGGGGATAATSSSSTTSTSTTATTSSAAAAAAADVIASMQGALPHHLGVLPSSAAAAALEASLEGYHHHHHHGHHLGHLPLLQPPPFLQQGLHGYHFADGDGGLLADGFPRGVASGLLAQLASVKMEEHGTGNGAGAGAGGFGGAHEQYWPGNAGAGGGWPAEFLSGFSSSSSGNVL from the exons atGGTTTTCTCCTCGCTTCCAATCTTCCTAGATCCTCCAAATTGGACTCAG ATACAGCAGCAATCACTCCAGTGTCtcatcggcggcggtggcggcagcgaccaccaccacctgatGCCACCGCCGTCCGGCCTGGCACCTTTGCCGAGCGCCGGCACGGCTGACACGGCGGCAAGCGCGCCGGCGGGAGGCTCATCGGCGTCACTgcaggctgcggcggcggcggctcagcCGCGGCCGGCCGTCGTGTCGATGTCGGAGCGCGCCCGGCTCGCCCGCGTGCCGCTGCCGGAGCCCGGCACGCTCCGGTGCCCGCGCTGCGACTCGACGAACACCAAGTTCTGCTACTTCAACAACTACTCGCTGTCGCAGCCGCGCCACTTCTGCAAGGCGTGCCGCCGCTACtggacgcgcggcggcgcgctccgGAACGtccccgtcggcggcgggtgcCGCCGCAACACCAAGCGCTCCAGCAAGAAGTCGTCCCGCcaggggggaggcggcggcggcgcggcgggaggaggaggcgccacggccgccacgtcgtcgtcctcgaccacctccacctccacgacGGCCACCAcctcgagcgccgccgcggccgcggcagcCGACGTGATTGCCAGCATGCAGGGCGCGCTGCCGCACCACCTCGGCGTCCTcccgtcgtccgccgccgccgccgcccttgaGGCGTCGCTGGAAgggtaccaccaccaccaccaccacggccaCCACCTCGGCCACCTGCCACTCCTGCAGCCGCCACCTTTCTTGCAGCAAGGCCTCCATGGCTACCACTTCgccgacggtgacggcggcctCCTGGCCGACGGGTTCCCGAGAGGCGTGGCGTCAGGGCTGCTAGCCCAACTGGCGTCCGTCAAGATGGAGGAGCACGGAACCGGcaatggcgccggcgccggcgccggcggcttcgGCGGAGCGCATGAGCAGTACTGGCCCGGcaatgccggcgccggcggtggctggCCGGCGGAGTTCTTGTCCGGGTTcagctcctcgtcgtcggggAATGTGTTGTGA